A single genomic interval of Tursiops truncatus isolate mTurTru1 chromosome 1, mTurTru1.mat.Y, whole genome shotgun sequence harbors:
- the CTXND2 gene encoding cortexin domain containing 2: MDDSSLSSSVDVDKGFAIAFVVLLFLFLMVMIFRCAKLVKNPYKASSTATESSLS, translated from the coding sequence ATGGATGATTCAAGCCTGTCCAGCAGTGTTGATGTAGACAAAGGCTTTGCCATTgcctttgttgttcttctttttttgttcctaATGGTGATGATTTTTCGGTGTGCCAAGTTGGTGAAGAATCCCTATAAGGCCAGCTCCACAGCCACAGAATCATCTCTGAGCTGA